ATTCAACTCCATTGAAAGTTATATTAGTTAATATCCATTTAAATTCACTTAGTTTTTGTTTTTTTTCTCCCAATTAATTCAAGTATTCTTAATAAGTTAACTGGATTTATCCAAGGATAATTAAAAAAAAAAATAAAATAATAATATTAAGTAACTACTTAATAACATTAATAAATTATACTTGGTGTAAATCATGGATATTGGAATAGTTCACCCCGAATTAATCTATCCCCGCGGTGCAGAAAAACAGGTATGCAAATTAAGTTACTATCTAAATAAAATGGGGCACGATGTTACGATATATACATTTGAAAAGAAAGAAAACTGTGTTTTTAATTCATTACTTGAAAATATAAAAATTATTTCATTAAATGAAAAATGGATCTCGGGTCCATTCTACAGCTATAATCTAGTTAGATGGCACAGTCTAATTAAGAAACTAAGCAAAAAAATTAAAGAACATGATATTATAAATGCACACAACCATCCTGCTCAATGGATATCAAAATATACAGATATACCAACAGTATGGACCTGTAATGAACCATATCAACACAATATTTCCAGTTATATGAAAAAAATGTATTCTGCCCACAGTTTAATAGACAGAAGACTAACAAGGAGCACTAAATTAATATTGTCATTGAGTAACGGGATAAAAGAGCTCATCAAAATGAGATATCCTGATAAAAAAGTGAACATCAGCTACTCTGGTGCAGACCTGGATCATGAAGTTAAACATGAAACTAATGAATATTTTGACGCCATATTCGTAGGGCCTATACAGCCCCAAAAACGCCCTTTTGATATAATAAAAGCATTTTCTTCAACCTGCAAAAATATAGAAAATGTAAGGTTACATTTTGTTGGAAATACGACCAGTTTAATTTCTAAAAGAATGAAAAATGAAATGATAAAATACGCTGCAAAAAATGATATTGAAACTATATTCTATGGTTCAGTTCCAAATGATAAATTATATGAACTTTATAACATTGCAGATATCTCTATTTTCGTATCTGAAGCAGAACCATGGGGAATATTCCCATTAGAAACTATATTAGGAGGTATACCAACTATAATATCGGATCAATGTGGAATAAAAGATATTTTACCAGATGACAATCCTGTTGTAGAAACTGGAAACATAAGACAATTAGCAGACAAAATAATAGAAATTAAAGATAACTACCATGAATACAAATATAAAACAGTTAAAACTTCAAAAATGGTCAGAAAAAACTATTCGTGGGAAGCTTACAGCAGGAGAATGGAAAATATTTTAAAACAATGTAGTTAATCAAATTTATTTAATAACAGTAAAATATTCTAATAATTTAAATACAATCTATTTTTAGTTGATTTATAAGCAAATAATTCAATACAAATTATTTAAGAGAATTCTTATTATATATTTACCAATCCAGTGGATTTAATATATAAATTAAATTACAAATAACAATATCCAATAATATAGTGAATACAATGTCAATTTTAATAACCGTGGGAATAGTTGCCAAAAATGAGGAAAAATATATAGAAGAAACCTTAAGAGGCATCATAAACCAGAGTATAGATACTTCCTTAATTGAAATAATTGTTGTAGACGGCGATTCCTCTGATAGAACACGTGAAATTGCAGAAAATATTTTAAGCATGTCAAATGTAAAGTATAAAGTTTTAAATGAGAAAGATTTCGGTTTCTACGGCCTGTGTTTTTCAAGAAATCTTGTAATTGATAATTCAAGCAAAACCACCAAATATATTGCTTATACAGATGCAGACTGTATTGTAGATAAAAACTGGCTTAAAATGCTGTACCAGCATATCGAGAAAAGTGGAGACGACACTGCAGGCGCTGGAGGCCCAAGACTGGTAGCCCCAACAGAAGATAAAAAAGAACTTGTAATAAACAATTTTTTAACCTCAAATATTGCATCTGGAGGAAATCCAGCTTTTTCTAAAAAAAATGTTGCATATTTAGACAGTATTCCCAACTACAATTCAATTTACAAAAAGAATATAATATCCAGATTTAGATATGACGACAGTCTAATCATCTCAGACGATAATGAATTAAATTTAAGGCTTAAAAAAGAGGGGTACAATTTTATTTACGCTGGAGACGCTGAAGTCTACCACCGCGAAACAAATTCCATAATTGAATTTGGAAAAAATATGAGGAATTATGGTGTAAATATAACAAATACCATAAAAAAACATAGATTATTTAAAATTAAACCTTTTATATCCTTAATATTCTTGTTATACCTTATTTTTTTAGTCCCATTATATTTAGTAGTAGGGTTGATTATTTTAATTCCACTTATACTCTATTTCATATTTGCAGTCATGATATTTGCAGAAATTATTTACAAAACAAAAACCATTTACTCTTTGATAATTTTTGTTTTACTGCCAGTTCAGCACGTCTCATATGCATATGGAATGATCTATAATTTCTTGTTTGTTAGACCCGTGCGTAGAAACAGCAATTAAGTTCTAAAATATTCATTTAAAACTTATTCATATCCTTTTAATTTAGGACAAGCTTCAGTATATCCCATGAAGAATAATTTATAATTCTTAATGTATTGTGTGAAAAAATAATGGATTAAATATAAAACATACACAGGATAATATTTCTTATCTTTAACTTCAAAGAAAATGAACTTAATAAAACAAAAAATACGCTAATAGAGGGAAACTTATGGAAAGAATTTTTGAAGATGAAAATTTTGATGATGCATATCAAAAGGTTATCAACCTAACTGGAGGAGTTATATCAATGAGAGAAAAGGAACGGCTTGCTGAAATATTTGAAATAGAAAATTCATTGATAATTACAGTTGATTTCCTAAAAAGAGAGATATATGCCGAATTTGTGGAAGACAACCCCAAGAATTATGCCCTTATTAAAAAACAGTTAGCTGATTCAAAAAGGATAGTAGGGGACTTAAATTTAAAATTTATTGATATTTTCAACTGAAAATATAATTAGTTCCTAAAAAACTATTATTAATTAAAAAAAAATCATTTAATTTAATTAATTAGATGACGCTGTTAAATAAAGTCTTTAAATCTAAAATATGTTTAAAAAAACAATAAAAATTTTGATCATTTACAATATTTTTTTCCTTCAATAATTATTTAATCAATGATCACCTAATGACTATACACTAACAAAAATATAATAATAGCTCCCTACTGATTTTATACCAAGATTAATGCTAAGAACATCGTGAGTAAAATGATATACTTTAGAGGCTGCGTTGCAAGAGAAAAACTTAATAACATAGCAGATGCCACAGAAAAAATACTAAAACATACAGGCATTGATTATAAACTACTGGAAAATGAAACGTGCTGTGGATCCTTTTTACTTAGAACCGGATTCGTCAGTGATGCAAAAGAAGTAATGAAAAATACATTAAAAGAAATTGGGGAAGAAAAGATAATTACTTCCTGTGCTGGCTGTTATAAAACTTTTAAAAAAGATTATAAAGAGATCTTAGGTGTTGAACTGGATGTTGTACATACATCTCAACTTTTTAATGGTTTAATTAAAAAAGGAAAACTTAAACCTCTATTTTTAGATAAAATAGTTACATATCATGATCCCTGCCATTTAGGCAGGCATCTTGGGGAATATAATGCCCCCAGAGAAATTTTAGATAATATTTCTAATCTAGTTGAAATGGAACGGAATAAGGAAAAATCAAGATGCTGCGGTGCAGGCGGGGGTGTTAGAGCTGCATTTCCAGAAATAACTGAAAATATAGCTAAAATGAGAATAAAAGATGCAGAAGATGTTGAAGCTGAAATTCTTGTAACTTCATGCCCTTTTTGTCTTTTAAATCTTAAATCCGCATCTAAGGATGATAAAAAAGTACTCGATTTATCTGAAATAATTATGTTCAAATAAATTTCATCACAATTTTAAAACCGGAGTTCTATAAAATGGATGAAACCAAATTAGGTGCAATGCGAAGATCATTTAGCATAATCGAAACCAGAAAAAAGAAGCTT
The Methanobacterium bryantii genome window above contains:
- a CDS encoding glycosyltransferase family 4 protein gives rise to the protein MDIGIVHPELIYPRGAEKQVCKLSYYLNKMGHDVTIYTFEKKENCVFNSLLENIKIISLNEKWISGPFYSYNLVRWHSLIKKLSKKIKEHDIINAHNHPAQWISKYTDIPTVWTCNEPYQHNISSYMKKMYSAHSLIDRRLTRSTKLILSLSNGIKELIKMRYPDKKVNISYSGADLDHEVKHETNEYFDAIFVGPIQPQKRPFDIIKAFSSTCKNIENVRLHFVGNTTSLISKRMKNEMIKYAAKNDIETIFYGSVPNDKLYELYNIADISIFVSEAEPWGIFPLETILGGIPTIISDQCGIKDILPDDNPVVETGNIRQLADKIIEIKDNYHEYKYKTVKTSKMVRKNYSWEAYSRRMENILKQCS
- a CDS encoding (Fe-S)-binding protein, whose protein sequence is MIYFRGCVAREKLNNIADATEKILKHTGIDYKLLENETCCGSFLLRTGFVSDAKEVMKNTLKEIGEEKIITSCAGCYKTFKKDYKEILGVELDVVHTSQLFNGLIKKGKLKPLFLDKIVTYHDPCHLGRHLGEYNAPREILDNISNLVEMERNKEKSRCCGAGGGVRAAFPEITENIAKMRIKDAEDVEAEILVTSCPFCLLNLKSASKDDKKVLDLSEIIMFK
- a CDS encoding glycosyltransferase, whose amino-acid sequence is MSILITVGIVAKNEEKYIEETLRGIINQSIDTSLIEIIVVDGDSSDRTREIAENILSMSNVKYKVLNEKDFGFYGLCFSRNLVIDNSSKTTKYIAYTDADCIVDKNWLKMLYQHIEKSGDDTAGAGGPRLVAPTEDKKELVINNFLTSNIASGGNPAFSKKNVAYLDSIPNYNSIYKKNIISRFRYDDSLIISDDNELNLRLKKEGYNFIYAGDAEVYHRETNSIIEFGKNMRNYGVNITNTIKKHRLFKIKPFISLIFLLYLIFLVPLYLVVGLIILIPLILYFIFAVMIFAEIIYKTKTIYSLIIFVLLPVQHVSYAYGMIYNFLFVRPVRRNSN